One part of the Vicinamibacteria bacterium genome encodes these proteins:
- a CDS encoding ribbon-helix-helix protein, CopG family, producing the protein MKTFTVSIDERLDRALDELKLSLGKTSRAEVFRLAVTLLKIADEARQEGLKLAIADRQGKVQREILIPG; encoded by the coding sequence ATGAAGACCTTTACCGTCAGCATCGACGAGCGGCTTGATCGAGCGCTGGACGAGCTCAAACTGAGCTTGGGCAAGACCTCACGCGCCGAGGTCTTCCGGCTCGCCGTGACCCTGCTGAAGATCGCAGATGAGGCCCGGCAGGAAGGCTTGAAGCTGGCGATTGCCGACCGGCAGGGCAAGGTTCAAAGGGAGATCCTTATACCCGGCTGA